One Myxococcus stipitatus DNA segment encodes these proteins:
- a CDS encoding PQQ-dependent sugar dehydrogenase: MRELLTTLACTTLLSLAGSAHGQEAGASRSQGGNLAPGKAAGSQQSVPRVGPNPTGAPVETAPPNVPEFKPAFPGQTRAPAVQTKTAFQVTEVASGFDHPWAIAFLPDRRMLVTEKPTGKLYIVTQKGEKSAPVAGLPKVDGRNQGGLLDVELGPDYAKSGLIYWTYYEPREGGNGLAVARAKLVDGPKPRVEGLKVIFRMQPTLESTLHAGGRLVFAPDGTLFVTLGERSVMAGRVQARDLKSHFGKTVRIHPDGSVPKDNPFVNTPEARPEIWSLGHRNVLSAALDKQNRLWEVEMGPRGGDELNLIGKGKDYGWPTIGYGEEYSGKPIHKSTQGPGMEQPVYYWDPVISPSGMTIYSGDLFPEWRDDFFVGGLSSQALVRLVVRDDRVVGEERLLTDRNARIREVVQGPEGALYLLTDEDNGQLLKLTPR, translated from the coding sequence ATGCGCGAGCTGCTGACGACCCTGGCCTGTACCACGTTGCTGTCCCTCGCCGGGTCGGCCCACGGGCAGGAGGCCGGCGCCTCCCGGAGCCAGGGCGGGAACCTGGCGCCCGGCAAGGCCGCGGGCAGCCAGCAGTCCGTGCCGCGCGTGGGGCCCAATCCCACGGGGGCCCCCGTCGAGACGGCGCCGCCCAACGTCCCCGAGTTCAAGCCCGCGTTCCCCGGGCAGACGCGCGCTCCCGCGGTCCAGACGAAGACGGCCTTCCAGGTCACCGAGGTGGCCTCGGGCTTCGACCATCCCTGGGCCATCGCCTTCCTGCCGGACCGGCGGATGCTGGTGACGGAGAAGCCCACCGGGAAGCTCTACATCGTCACGCAGAAGGGCGAGAAGTCCGCGCCCGTCGCGGGCCTCCCCAAGGTCGACGGGCGCAACCAGGGCGGCCTGCTCGACGTGGAGCTGGGGCCGGACTACGCGAAGAGCGGGCTCATCTACTGGACGTACTACGAGCCGCGCGAGGGCGGGAACGGGCTCGCGGTGGCCCGCGCGAAGCTGGTGGACGGCCCCAAGCCCCGGGTGGAGGGACTGAAGGTCATCTTCCGCATGCAGCCCACGTTGGAGTCCACGCTGCACGCGGGCGGGCGCCTCGTGTTCGCGCCGGATGGGACGTTGTTCGTCACGCTCGGCGAGCGCTCCGTGATGGCGGGCCGTGTCCAGGCGCGCGACCTCAAGAGCCACTTCGGGAAGACCGTCCGCATCCATCCGGATGGCTCGGTGCCCAAGGACAACCCGTTCGTGAACACGCCGGAGGCCCGACCGGAGATCTGGTCCCTGGGACACCGCAACGTGCTCTCCGCCGCGCTCGACAAGCAGAACCGCCTCTGGGAGGTGGAGATGGGGCCTCGCGGGGGCGACGAGCTGAACCTCATCGGCAAGGGCAAGGACTACGGCTGGCCCACCATCGGCTACGGCGAGGAGTACTCCGGCAAGCCCATCCACAAGTCCACCCAGGGGCCGGGCATGGAGCAGCCGGTGTACTATTGGGACCCGGTCATCTCCCCGTCCGGCATGACCATCTACTCGGGTGACCTCTTCCCGGAGTGGCGCGACGACTTCTTCGTCGGTGGCTTGTCGAGCCAGGCGCTGGTGCGGCTGGTGGTGCGGGATGACCGCGTGGTGGGCGAGGAGCGATTGCTCACGGACCGGAACGCGCGCATCCGCGAGGTCGTTCAGGGGCCGGAAGGCGCGCTCTACCTGCTGACCGACGAGGACAACGGGCAGCTGCTCAAGCTCACCCCGCGCTGA
- a CDS encoding 2OG-Fe(II) oxygenase produces the protein MTVAARPRRPATASLDARLARIDWSALGAELDARGCATVRALLTPEECEALAARYAEDAAFRSRVVMTRHGFGRGEYKYFAQPLPDIVARLREGLYPGVAPIANRWNEAMGLGARYPDAHADYVHRCHEAGQLRPTPLLLQYGEGDYNCLHQDLYGDEVFPLQVAFLLSEPERDFSGGEFVLTEQRPRMQSRVEVVPLRQGDGVVFPVHHRPVQGSRGIYRVNMRHGVSRVRSGHRHTLGIIFHDAL, from the coding sequence GTGACGGTGGCGGCCCGACCGAGGAGGCCGGCGACGGCCTCGCTGGACGCGCGCCTGGCGCGGATTGACTGGAGCGCGCTGGGCGCGGAGCTGGATGCCCGGGGTTGCGCGACCGTGCGCGCGCTGTTGACGCCCGAGGAGTGCGAGGCCCTCGCGGCGCGCTACGCGGAGGACGCTGCGTTCCGCAGCCGCGTCGTCATGACCCGACACGGCTTCGGGCGAGGGGAGTACAAGTACTTCGCCCAGCCGCTCCCGGACATCGTGGCGCGACTGCGCGAGGGGCTGTATCCCGGAGTCGCTCCCATCGCGAACCGATGGAACGAAGCCATGGGCCTCGGCGCGCGCTACCCGGACGCGCACGCGGACTATGTCCACCGGTGCCACGAGGCCGGCCAGCTGCGGCCCACGCCGCTGCTGCTCCAGTACGGCGAGGGGGACTACAACTGCCTCCACCAGGACCTCTACGGCGACGAGGTCTTCCCGCTCCAGGTGGCGTTCCTGTTGTCGGAACCGGAGCGCGACTTCTCGGGTGGGGAGTTCGTGCTCACGGAGCAGCGCCCTCGCATGCAGTCCCGGGTCGAGGTGGTGCCCCTGCGTCAGGGCGATGGCGTCGTCTTCCCCGTCCATCACCGCCCCGTGCAGGGCTCCCGTGGCATCTACCGGGTCAACATGCGCCACGGCGTGAGCCGCGTGCGCTCCGGACATCGCCATACGTTGGGCATCATCTTCCACGACGCGCTGTGA
- a CDS encoding ABC transporter permease: MDSLRQDLRHALRRLGRGPTFTLVAVATLALGIGANVAIFSVVRAVLLRPLPMHDDARLVRLYSVGKQGPGPTSPPDLTDLREQTRSFAGLTAVASAEVTLGADSLEPSPEKRQAGLVTADFFQVMSPRIQLGRALQPADGVPGAPKVAVLSHGLWQRRFGGRPDVLGRTLNLGAPEPYTVVGVTAEGFDFPARSELWTPIPWDESMTKPEARGAHWLEVHGRLAPGVSLEQARDEVSTVARSLADRYPGTNANVGARVEPLRDVLLGQTRPSLLMLMGAVGFVLFIACANLTHLLLARAASREGELSIRLALGASRGRLVRELLVETGVLALAGGAAGLLVSMWALDALVALGPRDIPRLDEVAIDGSVLAFTAGLSLLTLLMVGLVPAVISTRLDLNRGLRVAGAGVGGGARHHRTRSLLIIGETALAVALLVSAGLLLRSFITLRGVDPGFRPDGVLTVRLDLPPNRYPFGSASPAAFHDQLLSRLRALPGVESAGAIAGLPMDGGKMMLEVKDPARPVAPDATSWQASIRIVTPGALEALRVKVLDGRVLTQEDRGAGGRAVLVNAEAARRFWPGESPLGRTLDTAMNWGNGNFGGRVVGVVEDMAIDGLAAPAVPEVYVPYEQARSTGMTLVLRTSGNPLTLAGAVRAEVRALDSALALGSVRTLASVVDGTVAPLRFYLLLVGTFAATAMALAAVGLYGVVAYAVSQRTRELGIRMALGAQVHQVTGMVLGRYLGLTLVGAVVGLGLSAGASRALGHLLSGVQATDPLTYALVPLLLVAVAFLAILIPARRAARVSPAVALRVD, translated from the coding sequence ATGGACTCTCTCCGCCAGGACCTCCGTCACGCGCTGCGAAGGCTGGGGCGCGGCCCGACCTTCACGCTGGTCGCGGTGGCCACGCTCGCGCTCGGCATCGGCGCGAACGTCGCCATCTTCAGCGTGGTCCGCGCGGTGCTGCTGCGGCCACTGCCCATGCACGACGATGCGCGCCTCGTGCGGCTGTACAGCGTGGGAAAGCAGGGCCCTGGCCCCACCTCCCCTCCGGACCTGACCGACCTGAGGGAGCAGACGCGCTCCTTCGCGGGACTGACGGCCGTGGCGTCGGCGGAGGTGACGCTCGGCGCGGACAGCCTGGAGCCCTCGCCGGAGAAGCGCCAGGCGGGCCTCGTCACCGCGGACTTCTTCCAGGTGATGTCGCCTCGCATCCAGCTGGGACGCGCGCTCCAACCAGCGGACGGCGTGCCGGGCGCGCCGAAGGTCGCGGTCCTCTCGCATGGACTGTGGCAGCGCCGCTTCGGAGGGAGGCCGGACGTGCTCGGGCGAACGCTGAACCTCGGCGCGCCGGAACCCTACACGGTGGTGGGCGTCACCGCGGAGGGCTTCGACTTCCCCGCGCGCTCGGAGCTGTGGACCCCCATCCCCTGGGACGAGTCGATGACGAAGCCCGAGGCCCGGGGCGCGCACTGGCTGGAGGTCCATGGCCGACTGGCCCCGGGAGTCTCACTGGAGCAGGCGCGCGACGAGGTGTCGACGGTCGCGCGGAGCCTCGCGGACCGCTACCCGGGGACCAACGCGAACGTGGGCGCGCGTGTGGAGCCCCTGCGGGACGTGCTGCTGGGGCAGACGCGCCCATCGCTGCTGATGCTCATGGGCGCGGTCGGGTTCGTGCTGTTCATCGCGTGCGCGAACCTCACGCACCTGTTGCTGGCCCGCGCCGCCTCGCGCGAGGGCGAGCTGTCCATCCGTCTGGCGCTGGGCGCGAGCCGCGGCAGGCTGGTGCGCGAGCTGCTCGTGGAGACGGGGGTGCTCGCGCTCGCCGGTGGCGCCGCGGGCCTGCTCGTGTCGATGTGGGCGCTGGATGCGCTGGTCGCGTTGGGGCCTCGCGACATCCCCCGCCTCGACGAGGTCGCCATCGACGGGAGCGTGCTGGCGTTCACCGCCGGGCTCTCGCTGCTCACCTTGCTGATGGTGGGGCTCGTGCCCGCGGTCATCTCGACGCGCCTGGACCTGAACCGGGGGTTGCGTGTCGCCGGGGCGGGCGTGGGCGGAGGCGCTCGCCACCATCGGACCCGCTCGCTGCTCATCATCGGCGAGACGGCGCTCGCGGTGGCGCTGCTGGTCAGCGCGGGGCTGCTGCTGCGCAGCTTCATCACGTTGCGAGGCGTCGACCCGGGCTTCCGCCCCGACGGCGTCCTCACCGTGCGGCTCGACCTGCCTCCCAATCGATATCCGTTCGGCTCCGCCTCGCCCGCCGCCTTCCACGACCAGCTCCTGTCGAGGCTCCGAGCCCTCCCAGGGGTGGAGAGCGCTGGCGCCATCGCGGGGCTGCCGATGGACGGCGGGAAGATGATGCTCGAGGTGAAGGACCCGGCTCGGCCCGTGGCGCCGGACGCCACGTCCTGGCAGGCCAGCATTCGCATCGTCACCCCGGGCGCGCTGGAGGCGCTGCGCGTGAAGGTGCTGGACGGACGCGTGCTGACGCAAGAGGACCGGGGCGCCGGCGGTCGCGCGGTGCTCGTCAACGCGGAGGCGGCCCGTCGCTTCTGGCCAGGAGAGTCCCCGCTGGGGCGCACGCTGGACACGGCGATGAACTGGGGCAATGGAAACTTCGGAGGCCGCGTGGTGGGCGTGGTGGAGGACATGGCCATCGATGGGCTGGCCGCGCCCGCGGTCCCCGAGGTCTACGTCCCCTACGAGCAGGCGCGCAGCACCGGCATGACGCTCGTGCTGCGAACCTCGGGGAACCCGCTCACGCTCGCGGGGGCGGTCCGCGCGGAGGTCCGCGCGCTCGACTCGGCGCTCGCGCTCGGCAGCGTGCGAACGCTCGCGTCGGTGGTGGACGGCACGGTGGCGCCGTTGCGCTTCTACCTGTTGCTGGTCGGGACCTTCGCGGCGACGGCGATGGCCCTGGCGGCGGTGGGGCTCTATGGCGTCGTGGCGTATGCGGTGTCTCAACGCACGCGGGAGCTGGGCATCCGCATGGCGCTCGGCGCCCAGGTCCACCAGGTGACGGGCATGGTCCTGGGGCGCTACCTCGGCCTGACCCTCGTGGGAGCCGTTGTCGGGCTGGGGCTCTCCGCGGGCGCCAGCCGCGCGCTCGGCCATCTGCTCAGCGGGGTCCAGGCCACCGACCCGCTCACCTACGCCCTCGTTCCCCTGCTGCTCGTCGCGGTGGCCTTCCTCGCCATCCTCATCCCCGCGCGCCGCGCCGCGCGCGTCTCGCCCGCCGTCGCGCTCCGGGTGGATTGA
- a CDS encoding TetR/AcrR family transcriptional regulator, translating into MTSRTYHHGSLRRALLDAAVEVIQESGPADLRLRELARRAGVSHAALAHHFSDKAGLLTALAEEGYTLLADELAAERARSRDFVELGVAYVRFALRHRAHFEVMNRPDQYDREDAALVAAQARAGAALHGGLAELAGGRLGKDARTGSLAAWSIVHGFASLCLNGMFAADVMKDPEASARAVARLLLDKS; encoded by the coding sequence GTGACGTCTCGCACCTACCACCACGGCTCCCTGCGGCGAGCCCTCCTGGACGCGGCCGTCGAGGTCATCCAGGAGTCGGGCCCCGCGGACCTCCGCCTCCGCGAGCTGGCGCGGCGCGCGGGGGTCTCGCATGCCGCGCTGGCGCATCACTTCTCGGACAAGGCGGGGTTGCTCACGGCGCTCGCGGAGGAGGGGTACACGTTGCTGGCGGACGAACTGGCCGCCGAGCGGGCGCGCTCACGGGACTTCGTCGAGCTGGGCGTGGCGTACGTACGCTTCGCCCTGCGTCATCGCGCGCACTTCGAGGTCATGAACCGGCCCGACCAGTACGACCGGGAGGACGCCGCGCTCGTGGCCGCGCAGGCGCGCGCCGGGGCGGCGTTGCACGGCGGGTTGGCGGAGCTGGCTGGCGGCCGGCTCGGCAAGGACGCGCGCACGGGCTCGCTCGCCGCGTGGTCCATCGTGCATGGCTTCGCGTCGCTGTGCCTCAACGGGATGTTCGCCGCGGATGTGATGAAGGACCCGGAGGCCTCGGCGCGGGCCGTCGCGCGCCTCCTGCTCGACAAGTCGTGA
- a CDS encoding DUF488 domain-containing protein — protein sequence MPIKTQRWCAPMGPEAGLRVLVCRYRPRGLPKAQETWDVWHRELAPSPELFDAFYGKGRTPITLDAYRERYVQEMRAQQALIASLAARVDRGETVTLLCSRDCILEQVCHRSLLAGLIEAARRP from the coding sequence ATGCCCATCAAGACCCAGCGCTGGTGTGCCCCCATGGGGCCGGAGGCCGGGCTCCGCGTGCTCGTCTGCCGCTACCGTCCGCGAGGGCTGCCCAAGGCCCAGGAGACCTGGGACGTGTGGCACCGCGAGCTGGCGCCGAGCCCGGAGCTCTTCGACGCCTTCTACGGGAAGGGGCGGACGCCCATCACCCTGGATGCCTACCGCGAGCGCTACGTCCAGGAGATGCGGGCCCAGCAAGCGCTCATCGCGTCGCTGGCGGCGCGCGTGGACCGGGGCGAGACGGTGACGCTGCTCTGCTCGCGTGACTGCATCCTCGAACAGGTGTGCCACCGCAGCCTCCTGGCCGGCCTCATCGAGGCGGCCCGGCGCCCGTAA
- a CDS encoding NAD-dependent epimerase/dehydratase family protein, which produces MNLFITGATGFIGGSLAEFLKSRGHVIRGLVRDEAKARRLRERGVEPVLGDLDATDVLLAEARRADGVINAASSDHERAIQALIDGVRGSGKPLLHTSGSSVIGDDARGDSLSPNIFDEDTPFIVEPEKQARHALDNRVLAVPGARGIVLCNTMIYGTGRGLSRDSVQIPPLVAQARKSGVVRVVGKGVNRWSNVHIDDVAMLYALALEKAPAGAFYFVENGEASYAEIGEAIAQRLKLGPVQHWSVEEASREWGEGHARYSFGSNSRVRGKRARRELGWAPRHASVTDWIRDEMPVD; this is translated from the coding sequence ATGAACCTGTTCATCACCGGCGCCACGGGCTTCATCGGTGGCTCACTCGCCGAGTTCCTGAAGTCCCGGGGCCACGTCATCCGGGGGCTCGTGCGCGACGAGGCCAAGGCCCGTCGCCTGAGGGAGCGGGGCGTCGAGCCGGTGCTCGGTGACCTCGACGCCACGGACGTACTCCTCGCGGAGGCCCGGCGCGCCGACGGCGTCATCAACGCGGCCAGCAGCGACCACGAGCGCGCCATCCAGGCGCTCATCGACGGCGTGCGGGGCTCCGGCAAGCCGTTGCTGCATACCAGCGGCTCCAGCGTCATCGGCGACGACGCGCGCGGGGACTCGCTGTCACCGAACATCTTCGACGAGGACACCCCGTTCATCGTCGAGCCGGAAAAGCAGGCCCGGCACGCGCTCGACAACCGGGTGCTCGCGGTGCCCGGCGCGCGGGGCATCGTGTTGTGCAACACGATGATTTATGGAACGGGGCGCGGCCTGAGTCGGGACAGCGTGCAGATTCCGCCGCTGGTGGCGCAGGCGCGCAAGAGCGGCGTGGTGCGGGTGGTGGGCAAGGGCGTCAACCGCTGGTCCAACGTCCACATCGACGACGTCGCCATGTTGTACGCGCTGGCGCTGGAGAAGGCCCCGGCGGGGGCCTTCTATTTCGTGGAGAACGGCGAGGCGTCCTACGCGGAGATTGGCGAGGCCATCGCCCAGCGGCTGAAGCTGGGGCCGGTGCAGCACTGGAGCGTGGAGGAGGCGTCCCGCGAGTGGGGCGAGGGCCACGCGCGCTACTCGTTCGGCTCCAACAGCCGCGTGCGCGGCAAGCGGGCGCGGCGCGAGCTGGGCTGGGCCCCGCGTCATGCCTCCGTCACCGACTGGATTCGCGACGAGATGCCGGTGGACTGA
- a CDS encoding ankyrin repeat domain-containing protein: MAKKTKKPTQADMALIQAVEKRDAKAVRQALADGADPDVNTMTHEPGLFYPVLLNAADQGDLASVKLLLDAGADINLRSNSDFSALSVAVSSGHLPVVALLLARGGEATPLFQADEPRWAFTLLTTALTLADSAPPPSLKMVRMLLEAGVDPNQPNGYGQTPLMLAAQGGKMPIVKALLDAGADPARDGGVGLFAVDMADAEGHEAISKLLRRKGGPTPLEAATARVKYFWSRVGAWLQKKAKPRHAQWKKARGATQEAIDALEKTLGVTLPLDFRGHLSLYGEGKGPGLLYFQHDGLWLADIARHWEAQQALVGAKPARKPVVLKKSQKQVRWTWWSPKWVPFARSAQGGYCVIDLDPGAKGHVGQVLHWSPETGPSLPVAPSFKAFMEAYVQDLDSGLCRYADNVLSKTETW, from the coding sequence ATGGCGAAGAAGACGAAGAAGCCGACGCAGGCGGACATGGCGTTGATCCAGGCCGTCGAGAAGAGGGACGCGAAGGCGGTGCGTCAGGCGCTCGCCGACGGCGCGGACCCGGACGTGAACACGATGACCCACGAGCCCGGGCTGTTCTATCCGGTGCTGCTGAACGCCGCCGACCAGGGAGACCTGGCCAGCGTGAAGCTGCTGCTGGACGCGGGCGCGGACATCAACCTCCGCAGCAACTCCGACTTCTCCGCGCTCAGCGTGGCCGTCAGCTCGGGGCACCTCCCCGTCGTGGCGCTGCTGCTGGCCCGAGGCGGAGAGGCCACGCCGCTCTTCCAGGCGGACGAGCCACGGTGGGCCTTCACGCTGCTCACCACCGCGCTGACCCTCGCGGACTCCGCGCCGCCTCCGTCCCTGAAGATGGTGCGCATGCTGCTGGAGGCCGGCGTGGATCCGAACCAGCCCAATGGCTACGGCCAGACGCCGCTGATGCTCGCCGCCCAGGGCGGGAAGATGCCCATCGTCAAGGCGCTGCTGGACGCGGGCGCCGACCCGGCGCGTGACGGAGGGGTGGGGTTGTTCGCGGTGGACATGGCCGACGCGGAGGGGCACGAGGCCATCTCCAAGCTGCTCCGGAGGAAGGGCGGCCCCACACCCCTGGAGGCGGCCACCGCGCGCGTGAAGTACTTCTGGTCCCGGGTGGGTGCGTGGCTCCAGAAGAAGGCGAAGCCCCGCCACGCCCAGTGGAAGAAGGCTCGCGGCGCGACCCAGGAGGCCATCGACGCACTGGAGAAGACGCTCGGCGTGACGCTGCCCCTCGACTTCCGGGGGCACCTCTCGCTGTACGGAGAGGGCAAGGGGCCGGGGCTCCTCTACTTCCAGCACGATGGCCTGTGGCTGGCGGACATCGCGAGGCACTGGGAGGCCCAGCAGGCCCTGGTGGGCGCGAAGCCCGCGCGCAAGCCGGTGGTGCTGAAGAAGAGCCAGAAGCAGGTGCGCTGGACGTGGTGGAGCCCGAAGTGGGTGCCCTTCGCGCGGAGCGCGCAAGGCGGCTACTGCGTCATCGACCTCGACCCGGGGGCGAAGGGACACGTCGGACAGGTGCTGCACTGGAGCCCGGAGACGGGGCCCTCGCTCCCCGTCGCGCCGTCCTTCAAGGCCTTCATGGAGGCCTACGTCCAGGACCTCGACTCGGGGCTCTGCCGCTACGCCGACAACGTGCTGTCGAAGACGGAGACGTGGTGA
- a CDS encoding glutaminase, with amino-acid sequence MDDFQAVLDEVMAAVRPVLGQGRVARYIPALAAVDPTRFGMALATVDGRLYGVGDWRVPFSIQSISKVFVLAMTLARDGDSLWRRVGKEPSGNPFNSLVQLEYEQGVPRNPFINAGALVITDRLLSLTGDSRGAIREFLRVESGNASVDFDPIVAASEAEHGHRNAALAHFMASYGNIENPVPRVLEHYFWQCSLSMSCADLARACGVLARHGERANGERLLTRSQAKQMNAVMLTCGTYDAAGEFAYRVGLPGKSGVGGGIIAVIPNVCGLCVWSPGLDAHGNSVAGVEALDRFTTLTGLSVF; translated from the coding sequence ATGGACGATTTCCAGGCGGTCCTGGACGAGGTGATGGCGGCGGTTCGTCCCGTGTTGGGACAGGGGCGGGTGGCCCGGTACATCCCCGCGCTGGCGGCGGTGGACCCCACGCGTTTCGGCATGGCGCTGGCCACGGTGGATGGCCGGTTGTACGGCGTGGGGGACTGGCGGGTGCCGTTCTCCATCCAGAGCATCTCGAAGGTCTTCGTCCTGGCGATGACGCTCGCTCGGGATGGCGACTCGCTGTGGCGCAGGGTGGGCAAGGAGCCGTCAGGCAACCCGTTCAATTCCCTGGTCCAGCTCGAGTACGAGCAGGGCGTGCCGCGCAATCCGTTCATCAACGCGGGCGCGCTGGTCATCACGGATCGGCTGCTCAGCCTCACGGGGGACTCTCGCGGCGCCATCCGCGAGTTCCTCCGCGTGGAGAGCGGCAACGCCTCCGTGGACTTCGACCCCATCGTCGCCGCCTCGGAGGCCGAGCATGGCCATCGCAACGCCGCGCTCGCGCACTTCATGGCGAGCTACGGCAACATCGAGAACCCGGTGCCGCGGGTGCTGGAGCACTACTTCTGGCAGTGCTCGCTGTCGATGAGCTGCGCGGACCTCGCGAGGGCCTGTGGCGTCCTCGCCCGTCATGGTGAGCGCGCCAATGGCGAGCGGCTCCTGACGCGCAGCCAGGCCAAGCAGATGAACGCGGTGATGCTCACCTGCGGCACCTATGACGCCGCGGGCGAGTTCGCCTATCGCGTCGGCCTTCCCGGCAAGAGTGGGGTCGGTGGCGGCATCATCGCCGTCATCCCGAACGTCTGTGGCCTGTGTGTCTGGAGCCCCGGGCTGGATGCCCACGGCAACTCCGTGGCGGGAGTGGAGGCGTTGGATCGCTTCACGACCTTGACCGGGCTCTCGGTGTTCTGA
- a CDS encoding DoxX family protein produces MEPFIALVAVTLVLHTLGTLGVERLRPWVVPVRGGLATMFLMTGGAHFIGMREELIRMVPPLLPAPGFLVTLTGVLELVGAVGLLWRRTAPLAAACLSVLLVAVFPANVYAALAGVTTQPHQQLLPRTAMQLVFLAATLSVVVHDLRARRQVPSLA; encoded by the coding sequence ATGGAGCCGTTCATCGCCCTCGTCGCCGTCACGCTCGTCCTGCACACGCTGGGAACCCTGGGCGTGGAGCGGCTCCGCCCGTGGGTCGTCCCCGTGCGAGGTGGGCTCGCCACGATGTTCCTGATGACGGGGGGCGCGCACTTCATCGGGATGCGGGAGGAGTTGATCCGGATGGTGCCGCCCCTGCTCCCCGCACCCGGGTTCCTCGTCACGCTGACGGGCGTGCTCGAGCTGGTGGGCGCCGTGGGGCTGCTCTGGCGGCGCACGGCCCCGCTCGCCGCGGCGTGCCTGTCCGTCCTGCTCGTCGCGGTCTTCCCCGCCAACGTCTACGCGGCCCTCGCGGGCGTGACGACCCAGCCGCACCAGCAGCTCCTCCCCCGCACCGCGATGCAGCTCGTCTTCCTCGCCGCCACGCTGTCCGTCGTGGTGCACGACCTCCGAGCCCGGCGCCAGGTGCCGTCCCTCGCCTGA